The following proteins come from a genomic window of Halomarina ordinaria:
- a CDS encoding ATPase, T2SS/T4P/T4SS family, protein MFGIDLDRFRADGATDRGCGCLPRVEGETLHVDATDCDADGVLERSPGCRAAVVDALTDRDVERVTVRAAGVERAYRGAAAAFLVAAGRFVAAAAHYDGRLADRARRDPLLAAEQAAGRAGPLARVAAECGLVEGAARADGYEDALRPAVGPTVARSRVAVRPPSDARLVDRRELDSGAVVRRYERPADELPLYHLVPVEHTFDAAALRTLDAAAERLARGEVGGDRAAGRAVRAVADGDVSVEDLVAVLRKHTAGVGVLDDFFADPDCSDVFVTAPAAAAPLRVRVADETLRTNVRLTRRGVETLASRFRRTSGRAFSRAAPTLDAATTAAGRRVRVAGVTDPVSDGVGFAFRAHEREAWTLPALVANGTLPAAAAALCSLAVDRDAACLVAGGRGAGKTTLLSALCWELPAATRVVAIEDTPELPVSALREQGRDVQRLRTDDGGLAPADAVRTALRLGDGALVVGEVRGTEARALFEAMRVGANDAAVLGTIHGDDGASVRERLVSDLDVPEGAVGTTDLLVTCAATPDGRRVTGIEEVRATAEGVGFVPLYDRGTEGLVPTGRVARGESDLLPALARPDERYADLLAALDARHEWFERLVGDDLTDAERVVTEHARRRGR, encoded by the coding sequence ATGTTCGGTATCGACCTCGACCGCTTCCGCGCCGACGGCGCGACCGACCGCGGCTGCGGCTGTCTCCCTCGCGTCGAGGGTGAGACGCTCCACGTCGACGCGACGGACTGCGACGCCGACGGCGTTCTCGAACGCTCGCCCGGCTGCCGCGCGGCCGTGGTCGACGCGCTGACCGACCGCGACGTCGAGCGGGTCACCGTCCGCGCGGCGGGCGTCGAGCGTGCCTACCGCGGCGCTGCGGCCGCGTTCCTCGTCGCCGCCGGGCGCTTCGTCGCCGCGGCCGCCCACTACGACGGACGCCTCGCCGACCGCGCCCGGCGCGACCCCCTGCTCGCCGCCGAACAGGCGGCCGGGCGTGCCGGCCCGCTCGCTCGCGTCGCCGCCGAGTGCGGTCTCGTCGAGGGGGCGGCCCGGGCCGACGGGTACGAAGACGCCCTCCGTCCCGCGGTGGGACCGACCGTCGCCCGCTCGCGGGTCGCCGTTCGACCGCCGTCAGACGCTCGGCTGGTCGACCGCCGGGAACTCGACTCCGGGGCGGTCGTCCGGCGCTACGAGCGCCCGGCGGACGAACTCCCGCTCTACCACCTCGTCCCGGTCGAACACACGTTCGACGCCGCGGCGCTCCGGACGCTCGACGCGGCGGCCGAGCGCCTCGCCCGCGGCGAGGTGGGTGGCGACCGCGCGGCCGGTCGAGCCGTCAGGGCCGTCGCGGACGGGGACGTCTCCGTCGAAGACCTCGTCGCCGTCCTCCGGAAACACACCGCCGGCGTGGGCGTGCTCGACGACTTCTTCGCCGACCCCGACTGCTCGGACGTGTTCGTGACCGCCCCGGCCGCCGCCGCCCCGCTCCGCGTCCGCGTGGCCGACGAGACCCTCCGGACGAACGTCCGACTGACCCGCCGGGGCGTCGAGACGCTCGCGTCGCGCTTCCGACGGACGAGCGGTCGGGCGTTCTCCCGAGCCGCCCCGACGCTCGACGCGGCGACGACCGCCGCCGGCCGTCGGGTCCGCGTCGCCGGCGTGACCGACCCCGTGAGCGACGGCGTCGGCTTCGCCTTCCGCGCCCACGAGCGCGAGGCGTGGACGCTCCCCGCGCTCGTCGCCAACGGGACGCTCCCGGCGGCCGCGGCGGCGCTCTGCTCGCTGGCGGTCGACCGCGACGCCGCCTGCCTCGTCGCCGGCGGGCGCGGCGCCGGCAAGACGACGCTGCTCTCGGCGCTCTGCTGGGAACTCCCCGCCGCGACACGGGTCGTCGCCATCGAGGACACCCCCGAGCTTCCGGTGAGCGCGCTCCGCGAGCAGGGCCGCGACGTCCAGCGACTCCGGACCGACGACGGCGGCCTCGCACCGGCCGACGCGGTCCGGACCGCGCTCCGACTGGGCGACGGCGCGCTCGTCGTCGGCGAGGTCCGAGGGACGGAGGCGCGCGCGCTCTTCGAGGCGATGCGCGTCGGCGCGAACGACGCGGCCGTCCTCGGGACGATCCACGGCGACGACGGCGCCTCCGTCCGGGAACGACTCGTCTCCGACCTCGACGTCCCCGAGGGTGCCGTCGGTACGACCGACCTGCTCGTCACCTGCGCGGCCACGCCCGACGGTCGCCGGGTGACTGGTATCGAGGAGGTCCGCGCGACCGCGGAGGGCGTCGGCTTCGTCCCTCTCTACGACCGGGGGACGGAGGGCCTCGTCCCGACCGGTCGCGTCGCCCGGGGCGAGAGCGACCTCCTTCCGGCGCTCGCGCGCCCCGACGAGCGCTACGCCGACCTCCTGGCGGCCCTCGACGCCCGGCACGAGTGGTTCGAGCGACTGGTCGGCGACGACCTGACCGACGCCGAGCGCGTCGTGACCGAACACGCCCGCCGCCGGGGTCGATGA
- a CDS encoding DUF7311 family protein: MTLRVVLAVLLTVALVGVSLPAIDRAGVAASDAALDRRADGLATAAENVCLDSAPVAPGTPGARRSVPVTLPERSLARAGVERVRIDAGGVHWRVRGAPPDDRRFDVPVVVDADPLVLRGAGTHRLSLTCERRPDHPDGVAVLRRA, from the coding sequence GTGACGCTCCGGGTCGTCCTCGCGGTCCTGCTGACCGTCGCGCTCGTCGGCGTCTCGCTCCCCGCCATCGACCGCGCGGGGGTGGCCGCGAGCGATGCGGCCCTCGACCGCCGGGCCGACGGCCTCGCGACGGCCGCCGAGAACGTCTGCCTCGACAGCGCACCCGTCGCCCCCGGGACGCCCGGCGCGCGACGGTCCGTCCCGGTGACGCTTCCCGAGCGGTCGCTCGCGCGGGCGGGGGTCGAGCGGGTGCGAATCGACGCCGGGGGCGTCCACTGGCGGGTTCGGGGCGCACCCCCCGACGACCGTCGGTTCGACGTGCCGGTGGTCGTCGACGCGGACCCGCTCGTCCTGCGCGGGGCGGGCACGCACCGCCTCTCGCTGACCTGTGAGCGCCGACCCGACCACCCGGACGGGGTCGCCGTCCTCCGGCGGGCGTAG